Below is a window of Christensenella minuta DNA.
AACTGAGAGCGCCACGAGTGAAGGAATGGCTGATGCTGCAGGCGGCGGGACGCGATAATCTGGTGCAGGACGGATGGATGTACCATGTAGAAAGTAGCGCGCGGAAAATGATTGAAAGTTGGATAAACGAAAGGATATACGTGTATAACAATGATTTTGGCCTGGCGGTAAAGCAGATCATGAAGGCGCTTGAATTCTTCACGCTGATTATGGACGTGGACGTGATCGTTCTTGATAACCTGATGAGTATGGATTTACGAGAGTATCCAGGGGACAAATACGAGAAGCAAACTGCGCTGACAATGGAGCTTTCTAATTTTGCAAAAAAGCGCAACGTTCACATTTTCTTTGTCTGCCATCCGCGAAAAAGTATGGGGCTGCTGCGCAAGGAGGATATCTCAGGAACGGCGGATATTACCAATGCAGCTGACAATGTGCTGATCGTACACAGGGTTAACAACGATTTCAAAAACCGAACAATGGACTTTTTTAAATGGAAAGCGGACGCGGCGATCTATAACTGCTCAAACGTGGTAGAGATATGCAAAAACAGAGACCTTGGAGTGCAGGACATTTTTGCGGAATCGTATTTCGACCAGCCGTCAAAGTTGTTTTTGAACCACATGGACGAGTACCGGCATTACGGCTGGGAACCAGAACAGGAGGAATGGACGGGTGAAACGCCTTTTGATAACGGCAAGTATGATGATGGAGGCAAAGCGGCAGAGACGGGAGAGGATCAAGGAGATAGGCTTGAAGCATCCGTATGACAGGCGGCTTAAGAAAACGATTAAGGCGGCGCTCGAGGCAAAGGCGCTGAATGATATGATTTATGAACAGCAGAAATAAGGGTAAACGCGGGGAACTTGAACTCGCGAAAGAATTGCAGAAATATGGTTTCGATGCCCGTCGGGGACAGCAATATTGCGGAGCAAATGGAGATGCGGACGTTGTAGGGATTCCCGGATTGCATATCGAGTGCAAGCGTGTCGAACGGCTAAATGTGGAAAATGCCCTGCGGCAAGCGGAGGCGGACGCAAAAGCGGGAGAAATACCCGTTGTGATGCACCGGGCGAACCGGGAGGAATGGAAGGTCACACTGCGGCTTAAGAATTTTATGGAGGTACGCCATGATTAAGCTGACGGATGCGACGATACGGTGCATGGAGGAACACTATGACGTTATTGGGATCGAGAGCAGCCTTCGCGGGTGCGTATACTTCACGGACCCGGATAAGAGCGGCCTTTTGATCGTGAGGCCAGACGGGATTGCCCGGATTAAAGGGAACGAGATAAAGGCATTCGTACGTGAAATGGTAGAGATTGCAGAGGTGTGGTTCAATTGGAGAGAGGGAGGAAGAAAAATGAATGAGACGGCAAAACTAAAATCATGCCCGTTTTGCGGGGGAGAAGCAAGGATCGAAGTGATAGAGCCGCATACACATACGCTGACAACTTTTATGCTGGATTATAAGGGCGGAGCATTCATTGAATGTAAATGCGGTGCAGCGATCAGTGGAGACACGAAAGATGCTGCGATAGCCGCATGGAACAAACGAGCACAGGACACCGAAGCGAAGCGTAGGCGCACAGAGCAGAACCCCAAGCCCCTGACCTTGGACGAGCTGATCCGGATGGACGGAGAACCAATATGGACGGTAACAATAGGCTTGAAAGGTTCCGGGCGTTGGGAATTATGTGAAGGATATACGATCAGGGCCTGTCCTTTCAAAGGAGCCTTAAGATGCGTTGATCTTTCAGGAGAAGCAACGCTTTATGATTATAAAACATACGGTAAAAAATGGCTAGCCTATCGGACGAAGCCGGAAGGGAGCGGGGAATGAGCAAGACATGTGATAGATGCGGAAAAGAACTTACTGACCGAGACAGGACGACAATTTGTTTGGAGTGTGAGGTGGCGCTTGCCGAGGAAGTGATTAAGAATCTGGAAGCCGAGAACGCCGCCCTGCGGGAGAAGCTTGCGGCGGCAATAGAAGATATACGACGCATAGCGCCTTGCTCATTATGCAAGCATAACGGAAAACAACCGTGCGAAAACGAAAATGAAGGACATGAAAAGTGTTTCGAGTGGCGCGGCAAACACAGAACGGAGAGGGAGAGATGAAAACGGTTGATATAGCAGAAGCCATAGACAGAATGATTGAGAAGGTCGTTTTGGGAGAGTGGAAGCACGAAGGACATCTGGACGGTTTCACAGAAAATCGAGTGGATGTTGTCATAGATGGCAGAAGATATGCTATCAAAATTGAAGATTTAACGGCGGAATTGGAAGCGCAAGGAATAAGGGGCGGTGAATGAAATGGAACGACTAAAGCAATTAGTAGAATGGTTTGACAATACGCCGTTTGAGGACATGCCACAAAAGGCACAGAAAGAGATTTCTGACGGCATAGTAGAACTCATTAAGTATAAAGCACTTGGCACACTCGACGATCTCGCGGCGCTCGTGCAGGCCGAGAGCGAGGGGCGGCTTGTGGTGCTGCCGTGCAAAGCGGGAGATACAGTTTACCAGCTCCGAAACAAAAAGCACGCAAAAGGCAAAGGAATATCGCCGCGTATAGTTGCTTGTGTAACGGTATTTGGAAGCAAAATGTATCGCGTAGAGCATCAAGGTGCAACGCCGTGCGAGGCCCATGAATTAGGTAAAACGTGGTTTCTCACACGCGAAGAAGCGTCGGCAGCACTGGCGGCAAAGGAGGGGGAGAGGGAATGAAGCGAACATTAGATAATTGCAAG
It encodes the following:
- a CDS encoding DnaB-like helicase C-terminal domain-containing protein, which gives rise to MTRDKYFKLKQKYANAGFENMTDAEMNEFVDYSNTFARLLDTVPLFGGDTLNPKPRMFYRMKHIRQTDRSKIVSVKSGLNGVDGRIHGFNKGELSIISGTNGSGKSTWLSQITLEAATQGFTSVIFSGELRAPRVKEWLMLQAAGRDNLVQDGWMYHVESSARKMIESWINERIYVYNNDFGLAVKQIMKALEFFTLIMDVDVIVLDNLMSMDLREYPGDKYEKQTALTMELSNFAKKRNVHIFFVCHPRKSMGLLRKEDISGTADITNAADNVLIVHRVNNDFKNRTMDFFKWKADAAIYNCSNVVEICKNRDLGVQDIFAESYFDQPSKLFLNHMDEYRHYGWEPEQEEWTGETPFDNGKYDDGGKAAETGEDQGDRLEASV
- a CDS encoding Lar family restriction alleviation protein, which gives rise to MIKLTDATIRCMEEHYDVIGIESSLRGCVYFTDPDKSGLLIVRPDGIARIKGNEIKAFVREMVEIAEVWFNWREGGRKMNETAKLKSCPFCGGEARIEVIEPHTHTLTTFMLDYKGGAFIECKCGAAISGDTKDAAIAAWNKRAQDTEAKRRRTEQNPKPLTLDELIRMDGEPIWTVTIGLKGSGRWELCEGYTIRACPFKGALRCVDLSGEATLYDYKTYGKKWLAYRTKPEGSGE
- a CDS encoding putative PDDEXK endonuclease — translated: MNSRNKGKRGELELAKELQKYGFDARRGQQYCGANGDADVVGIPGLHIECKRVERLNVENALRQAEADAKAGEIPVVMHRANREEWKVTLRLKNFMEVRHD